A single window of Streptomyces griseoviridis DNA harbors:
- a CDS encoding endonuclease/exonuclease/phosphatase family protein encodes MRIVTWNLWWRFGPWEERQKAVLTVLRELRPDVVGLQEVWSADGVNLAEWLADELGLHWTWAASDASERWQRRIGRGGVEVGNAVLSRWPVTDRAVLRLPAPADLDDGRLALYARLDAPGAPVPFFTAHLTSPPHASAVRRDQVAALAAFVAAHRDGTGFPPVVTGDFNAPPDSDEIRLFGGVRTAPAVPGQVFFDAWEYADPTAPAATWDHDNPYVHPGLGPSARIDYIHVGGPAGPGGLGTVLRVRRAGHGPVDGVWPSDHTAVVADLGTTAPERRP; translated from the coding sequence ATGCGGATCGTGACCTGGAATCTGTGGTGGCGTTTCGGCCCGTGGGAGGAGCGGCAGAAAGCCGTCCTCACGGTCCTGCGCGAGCTGCGCCCCGACGTCGTCGGCCTCCAGGAGGTGTGGTCGGCGGACGGCGTCAACCTCGCCGAGTGGCTCGCCGACGAACTCGGCCTGCACTGGACCTGGGCCGCCTCCGACGCCTCCGAGCGCTGGCAGCGCCGGATAGGGCGCGGCGGCGTGGAGGTAGGCAACGCGGTGCTCAGCCGCTGGCCGGTCACCGACCGCGCGGTGCTCAGGCTCCCCGCCCCGGCGGACCTCGACGACGGCAGGCTCGCCCTGTACGCCCGCCTCGACGCCCCTGGCGCCCCGGTGCCGTTCTTCACCGCGCACCTCACCTCGCCGCCGCACGCCTCGGCCGTCCGCCGCGACCAGGTCGCCGCCCTCGCCGCCTTCGTCGCCGCCCACCGGGACGGCACCGGCTTCCCGCCCGTCGTCACCGGCGACTTCAACGCCCCGCCGGACTCCGACGAGATCCGCCTCTTCGGCGGTGTGCGCACCGCGCCCGCCGTGCCCGGCCAGGTCTTCTTCGACGCCTGGGAGTACGCGGACCCGACGGCGCCCGCCGCGACCTGGGACCACGACAACCCGTACGTCCACCCCGGCCTCGGCCCCAGCGCCCGCATCGACTACATCCACGTCGGCGGCCCGGCGGGCCCCGGCGGCCTCGGCACGGTCCTGCGGGTGCGCCGGGCGGGCCACGGCCCGGTCGACGGCGTCTGGCCCTCCGACCACACGGCGGTCGTCGCCGACCTGGGGACGACGGCACCGGAGCGGCGGCCCTGA
- a CDS encoding SDR family NAD(P)-dependent oxidoreductase: MGKLDGRVVLVTGAARGQGEQEARLFRAEGADVVVADVLDDQGRALAEELDALYVHLDVGEEDDWRAAVDTARERYGHLDGLVNNAGILRFNALVDTPLDEFMRVVRVNQVGCFLGIRTVAPALEDGATIVNTASYTAVTGMAAVGAYAATKHAILGLTRVAALELAHRRIRVNAVCPGAIDTAMSNPARLDPDADPEEMGRALEELYRKLVPLGRVGRPEEVARLALFLTAEDSSYVTGQPFVIDGGWLAGVSIL; encoded by the coding sequence ATGGGCAAGCTGGACGGCCGCGTGGTGCTCGTCACCGGCGCGGCACGCGGGCAGGGCGAGCAGGAGGCCCGCCTCTTCCGGGCGGAGGGCGCCGACGTCGTCGTCGCCGACGTCCTCGACGACCAGGGGCGGGCGCTGGCCGAGGAGCTGGACGCGCTGTACGTCCACCTCGACGTGGGGGAGGAGGACGACTGGCGGGCGGCGGTCGACACCGCCAGGGAGCGGTACGGCCACCTCGACGGGCTCGTCAACAACGCGGGCATCCTGCGCTTCAACGCCCTCGTGGACACCCCGCTCGACGAGTTCATGCGGGTGGTGCGGGTCAACCAGGTCGGCTGCTTCCTCGGCATCAGGACCGTCGCGCCCGCCCTTGAGGACGGCGCCACCATCGTCAACACCGCGTCCTACACGGCCGTCACCGGCATGGCCGCGGTGGGCGCGTACGCCGCGACCAAACACGCGATCCTCGGGCTGACCCGGGTGGCCGCGCTGGAGCTGGCGCACCGGCGGATCCGGGTCAACGCGGTCTGCCCCGGCGCGATCGACACGGCGATGTCCAACCCGGCCAGGCTCGACCCGGACGCGGACCCCGAGGAGATGGGCCGGGCGCTGGAGGAGCTGTACCGCAAGCTCGTGCCGCTCGGCCGGGTCGGACGGCCCGAGGAGGTGGCGAGGCTCGCGCTGTTCCTCACCGCCGAGGACTCCTCGTACGTCACCGGGCAGCCGTTCGTCATCGACGGCGGCTGGCTGGCCGGCGTCTCGATCTTGTGA
- a CDS encoding LLM class flavin-dependent oxidoreductase: MEFGLFVQGYVGKRAETDPLAEHKALMEETEYVIQADRSGFKYAWASEHHFLEEYSHLSANDVYLGYLAHATERIHLGSGIFNPLAQVNHPVKVAEKVAMLDHLTGNRFEFGSGRGAGSHEILGFLPGITDMNHTKEIWEETIAEFPKMWLQDEYVGFQGTHWQLPPRKILPKPYGKSHPAMWYAAGSPPSYAMAARKGLGVLGFSIQKVSDMEWVLDQYKSAIVNAEPIGDFVNDNVMVTTTAICAPTHDEAIATAVAGGLHYLPSLVFRYHDTFPRPEGFPEWPETLPQYTPEFVELLIEEELLICGDPDEVLTQCKRWEQAGADQLSFGLPVGVPKEETLRTIRLIGEHVIPKIDTDPVHRTSRFRAAV; this comes from the coding sequence TTGGAATTCGGGCTCTTTGTACAGGGATACGTGGGCAAGCGCGCCGAGACCGACCCGCTCGCCGAGCACAAGGCGCTGATGGAGGAGACCGAGTACGTCATCCAGGCGGACCGCTCGGGCTTCAAGTACGCGTGGGCGTCCGAGCACCACTTCCTGGAGGAGTACTCGCACCTCTCCGCCAACGACGTCTACCTCGGCTACCTCGCCCACGCCACCGAACGCATCCACCTCGGCTCCGGGATCTTCAACCCGCTGGCCCAGGTCAACCACCCGGTGAAGGTCGCAGAGAAGGTCGCCATGCTCGACCATCTCACCGGCAACCGCTTCGAGTTCGGCAGCGGACGCGGCGCCGGCTCCCACGAGATCCTCGGGTTCCTGCCGGGCATCACCGACATGAACCACACGAAGGAGATCTGGGAGGAGACCATCGCGGAGTTCCCCAAGATGTGGCTCCAGGACGAGTACGTCGGCTTCCAGGGCACCCACTGGCAGCTCCCGCCGCGCAAGATCCTGCCCAAGCCGTACGGGAAGTCGCACCCGGCGATGTGGTACGCGGCCGGGTCGCCGCCGTCGTACGCGATGGCCGCGCGCAAGGGGCTCGGCGTGCTCGGCTTCAGCATCCAGAAGGTCTCCGACATGGAGTGGGTGCTCGACCAGTACAAGAGCGCCATCGTGAACGCCGAACCCATCGGCGACTTCGTCAACGACAACGTGATGGTGACGACGACGGCGATCTGCGCGCCGACCCACGACGAGGCCATCGCGACCGCCGTCGCGGGCGGCCTGCACTACCTGCCGTCGCTCGTCTTCCGCTACCACGACACCTTCCCCAGGCCCGAGGGGTTCCCCGAGTGGCCGGAGACGCTGCCGCAGTACACGCCCGAGTTCGTGGAGCTGCTCATCGAGGAGGAGCTGCTGATCTGCGGCGACCCGGACGAGGTGCTCACCCAGTGCAAGCGGTGGGAGCAGGCGGGCGCGGACCAGCTGAGCTTCGGGCTGCCGGTGGGGGTGCCGAAGGAGGAGACGCTGCGGACGATCCGGCTGATCGGCGAGCACGTGATTCCGAAGATCGACACGGACCCCGTCCACCGGACCTCGCGGTTCCGCGCGGCGGTGTAG
- a CDS encoding N-acyl-D-amino-acid deacylase family protein, with protein MFDHVIAGVTVVDGTGGPAFVADVGTRGGRIARIGTIGADEESRSREDGTGLMLAPGFVDPHTHYDAQLFWDPYATPSLNHGVTTVAAGNCGFTLAPLNPDRPEDADYTRRMMSKVEGMSLVALEEGAPWNWHGFGEYLDALEGRIAVNAGFMVGHCALRRYVMGADAVGGQPSDEQLDQMLRLLHAAMDAGAWGFSTTQSSTHTDGDGQPVASRHARPAELLALARAVGEHEGTQIEAITAGCLDQFSDAEIDLFAELSAVAGRPLNWNVLTVDAAVPERVPRQLYASERARKAGGRVVALTMPILTPMNMSLGTFCALNLIPGWGPILALPVPERIARLRDPEVRAEMLRRADSKEAGVFRRLAHFGRYVIGDTYSDANRGLSGRVVEDIAAERGQDPFACLVEICAADRLRTVLWPMPTDNDPASWALRAETWRHEDVLLGGSDAGAHLDRMCGAPYTTRFLGDCLRGRRLVGVEQAVKMLTDDPAQLFGLRERGRIEAGFHADLVLFDPERIDAGQATLVHDLPGDSPRLDARALGVRAVWVNGVEAIRDDAVSGAVPGRVLRSGRDTRTVSTR; from the coding sequence ATGTTTGATCATGTGATTGCCGGGGTCACCGTCGTCGACGGGACCGGAGGGCCCGCCTTCGTCGCCGATGTCGGGACGCGCGGCGGGCGCATCGCGAGGATCGGGACGATCGGGGCCGACGAGGAGTCCCGGAGCCGGGAGGACGGCACCGGGCTCATGCTCGCCCCCGGGTTCGTCGACCCGCACACCCACTACGACGCCCAGCTGTTCTGGGACCCGTACGCCACCCCGTCCCTCAACCACGGGGTGACCACCGTCGCCGCGGGCAACTGCGGCTTCACCCTCGCGCCCCTGAACCCCGACCGCCCCGAGGACGCCGACTACACCCGCCGCATGATGTCCAAGGTCGAGGGCATGTCGCTGGTCGCCCTCGAAGAGGGGGCGCCCTGGAACTGGCACGGCTTCGGGGAGTACCTCGACGCCCTGGAGGGGCGCATCGCCGTCAACGCCGGCTTCATGGTGGGGCACTGCGCGCTGCGCCGGTACGTGATGGGCGCCGACGCCGTCGGCGGACAGCCGAGCGACGAGCAACTCGACCAGATGCTGCGGCTGTTGCACGCGGCCATGGACGCGGGCGCCTGGGGCTTCTCCACCACCCAGTCGAGCACCCACACCGACGGCGACGGACAGCCCGTCGCCTCCCGGCACGCCAGGCCCGCCGAACTCCTCGCGCTGGCACGGGCGGTGGGCGAGCACGAGGGCACCCAGATCGAGGCGATCACGGCCGGCTGCCTCGACCAGTTCAGCGACGCCGAGATCGACCTGTTCGCCGAGCTGAGCGCGGTCGCCGGACGCCCGCTGAACTGGAACGTCCTGACCGTCGACGCCGCCGTACCCGAACGCGTCCCCCGGCAGCTGTACGCGAGCGAACGGGCCAGGAAGGCGGGCGGCAGGGTCGTCGCCCTCACCATGCCGATCCTCACCCCCATGAACATGTCCCTCGGCACCTTCTGCGCCCTGAACCTGATCCCCGGGTGGGGGCCGATCCTCGCGCTGCCGGTGCCCGAGCGCATCGCCAGGCTGCGCGACCCCGAGGTGCGGGCCGAGATGCTGCGCCGGGCCGACTCCAAGGAGGCGGGCGTCTTCCGGCGGCTCGCGCACTTCGGCCGGTACGTCATCGGCGACACCTACAGCGACGCCAACCGCGGGCTGTCCGGCCGGGTCGTCGAGGACATCGCCGCCGAACGCGGCCAGGACCCCTTCGCCTGCCTGGTCGAGATCTGCGCCGCCGACCGGCTGCGCACCGTGCTGTGGCCCATGCCCACCGACAACGACCCCGCCTCCTGGGCGCTGCGCGCCGAGACCTGGCGCCACGAGGACGTCCTGCTCGGCGGCTCCGACGCGGGCGCCCACCTCGACCGGATGTGCGGGGCGCCGTACACCACCCGCTTCCTCGGGGACTGCCTGCGCGGGCGCCGGCTGGTCGGCGTCGAACAGGCCGTGAAGATGCTCACCGACGACCCCGCCCAACTGTTCGGACTGCGCGAACGGGGCCGGATCGAGGCCGGGTTCCACGCCGACCTGGTGCTGTTCGACCCGGAGCGGATCGACGCGGGCCAGGCCACCCTGGTGCACGACCTGCCCGGCGACAGCCCCCGCCTGGACGCCAGGGCGCTCGGCGTGCGGGCCGTCTGGGTCAACGGCGTCGAGGCCATCCGCGACGACGCGGTCAGCGGCGCGGTGCCCGGCCGGGTGCTGCGCTCGGGGCGGGACACCAGGACGGTGAGCACCCGGTGA
- a CDS encoding amidohydrolase family protein — translation MDTDAAFPLIISVDDHTVEPPTVWQDRLPRKYLDTGPRIVRAPLKDMTFLGGRFKPVMGRPGDEGPVGDWWVYEDLHRPLTRLDTAVGYDRDEIRLEVITYEQMRPGSFDVKRRLADMDVNHVQSALCFPTFPRFCGQTFTEAADRELGLLSVRAYNDWMVEEWCGPDARGRLIPLTLIPLWDAESAAAEVRRNAARGVRAVAFSEIPPHLGLPSVHTDDWDPFLAACDETGTVVAMHIGSSSRMPSTSEDAPPAVGSTITFANCCFSMVDWLMSGKFERFPNLKVMYAEGQIGWIPYILERADVVWEENRGWGGVADKVHRPPSELFADHVYGCFFDDAFGLRNLDAIGVGNVLYETDYPHSDSTWPRSREVGEAQMGHLAPDVVERIVRGNAIDLLGLTPEGLWR, via the coding sequence ATGGACACCGACGCCGCGTTTCCGCTGATCATCTCCGTCGACGACCACACGGTGGAGCCCCCGACCGTGTGGCAGGACCGGCTGCCGAGGAAGTACCTGGACACCGGTCCGCGGATCGTCCGCGCCCCGCTGAAGGACATGACGTTCCTCGGCGGCCGGTTCAAGCCGGTGATGGGGCGCCCGGGAGACGAGGGGCCGGTCGGCGACTGGTGGGTCTACGAGGACCTGCACCGCCCGCTCACCCGCCTCGACACCGCCGTCGGCTACGACCGGGACGAGATCCGCCTGGAGGTCATCACCTACGAGCAGATGCGGCCGGGCTCCTTCGACGTGAAGCGGCGGCTGGCCGACATGGACGTCAACCACGTGCAGTCCGCCCTCTGCTTCCCGACCTTCCCGCGCTTCTGCGGCCAGACCTTCACCGAGGCCGCCGACCGGGAGCTGGGGCTGCTGTCGGTGCGCGCCTACAACGACTGGATGGTCGAGGAGTGGTGCGGGCCCGACGCCCGCGGACGGCTGATCCCGCTCACCCTCATCCCGCTCTGGGACGCCGAGTCGGCCGCCGCCGAGGTCCGCCGCAACGCGGCCCGCGGGGTGCGCGCGGTCGCCTTCTCCGAGATACCCCCGCACCTCGGGCTGCCCTCCGTGCACACCGACGACTGGGACCCCTTCCTCGCCGCCTGCGACGAGACCGGCACGGTCGTCGCCATGCACATCGGCTCCAGCAGCCGGATGCCGTCCACCTCCGAGGACGCGCCCCCCGCGGTCGGCTCCACCATCACCTTCGCCAACTGCTGCTTCTCCATGGTCGACTGGCTGATGAGCGGCAAGTTCGAGCGCTTCCCGAACCTCAAGGTGATGTACGCCGAGGGCCAGATCGGCTGGATCCCCTACATCCTGGAACGCGCCGACGTGGTCTGGGAGGAGAACCGCGGCTGGGGCGGGGTCGCCGACAAGGTCCACCGCCCGCCGTCCGAGCTGTTCGCCGACCATGTGTACGGCTGCTTCTTCGACGACGCGTTCGGCCTGCGCAACCTCGACGCGATCGGCGTCGGCAACGTCCTGTACGAGACCGACTACCCGCACTCCGACTCCACCTGGCCCAGGTCACGCGAGGTCGGCGAGGCGCAGATGGGCCACCTGGCGCCCGACGTGGTGGAGCGCATCGTGCGCGGCAACGCGATCGACCTGCTCGGGCTCACCCCCGAGGGGCTGTGGCGGTGA
- a CDS encoding LLM class F420-dependent oxidoreductase encodes MSAPAYGIQLPVQSQSALYAEPWEASAGPEDLAEIARAADRSGFDYVACCDHVAIPRRLAAAMSTVWYDPVATLGYLAGVTGRVRLLSHVAVVGLRHPLLTAKQYATLDHLSGGRLVLGVGAGHVREEFDALGADFARRGQVLDECVDALRAALGPEEFPEHHGEHYDFEGLGQRPRPAQSRVPLWVGGSSPAAVRRAALKGDGWLPQGDPRDRLPAQLARIRELRERAGVEGPFTTGAITEPLYVGTPAHDVGRRTLSGPPQALAASLRAYREMGVDQIQVRFRSRGRAELIDQMAAFGADVAPHL; translated from the coding sequence GTGAGCGCGCCGGCGTACGGCATCCAGTTGCCCGTCCAGTCGCAGAGCGCCCTGTACGCGGAGCCGTGGGAGGCGTCGGCCGGTCCCGAGGACCTCGCGGAGATCGCCCGCGCCGCCGACCGGTCCGGCTTCGACTACGTCGCCTGCTGCGACCACGTGGCGATCCCGCGCCGCCTCGCCGCCGCGATGAGCACCGTCTGGTACGACCCCGTCGCCACCCTCGGCTACCTGGCCGGGGTGACCGGACGGGTCAGGCTGCTCAGCCATGTCGCCGTGGTCGGCCTGCGCCACCCACTGCTCACCGCCAAGCAGTACGCCACCCTCGACCACCTCAGCGGCGGCCGGCTGGTCCTCGGGGTCGGCGCCGGGCACGTCCGGGAGGAGTTCGACGCGCTCGGCGCGGACTTCGCGCGGCGCGGTCAGGTCCTCGACGAGTGCGTGGACGCCCTGCGCGCCGCCCTCGGCCCCGAGGAGTTCCCCGAACACCACGGCGAGCACTACGACTTCGAGGGCCTGGGCCAGCGCCCCCGGCCCGCCCAGAGCCGGGTCCCGCTCTGGGTCGGCGGCTCCTCGCCCGCGGCCGTCCGCCGGGCCGCCCTCAAGGGCGACGGCTGGCTCCCGCAGGGCGACCCCCGCGACCGGCTGCCGGCCCAGCTCGCCCGCATCCGCGAGCTGCGCGAACGGGCGGGCGTCGAGGGGCCGTTCACCACCGGCGCGATCACCGAGCCGCTGTACGTCGGCACCCCGGCGCACGACGTCGGCCGGCGCACGCTCAGCGGCCCGCCGCAGGCGCTCGCCGCCTCCCTGCGCGCCTACCGGGAGATGGGCGTCGACCAGATCCAGGTGCGCTTCCGCAGCCGCGGGCGGGCCGAACTCATCGACCAGATGGCCGCGTTCGGCGCCGACGTGGCCCCCCACCTCTAG
- a CDS encoding aldehyde dehydrogenase family protein, which translates to MTEPPQRLFVGGAWTEPDGGFYDVVDPATERTVGLAPEASPAQARAACAAAKEAFGPWSRTPPEERAAVLGRAADLIRAQAGPYADLAAAETGATLATARGMQVAVAAARFRRYARVERHEWAIEPQINEAGPMGRAGVLGALAARRPVGVVTCVTSYNNPWANPAGKVAPALAMGNTVVVKPAPQDPLSVYRMAAALEAAGAPPGVVNVVSGRDVAVGEAAVASADVDMVSFTGSTAVGQRIAEVCGRSMKRQLMELGGKGAAVVHDDADLASAVAGIGTTFSFYSGQICTAPTRVLAQRAVHDQLVEQLAAYASRLKVGDPRERDTVVGPVISAAHRDRVEAYVELGREEGATVVTGGERPPHASGFYVAPTLLAGCTNDMRVAREEIFGPVVVVIPFDDDEEGVALANDSDYGLIDYVWSGDVARAFRTARRLRAGGVGVNTVGRNMEAPFGGFKRSGVGRDVGSYALHAYGEVQSIVWPG; encoded by the coding sequence GTGACCGAGCCACCGCAGCGCCTCTTCGTCGGCGGCGCCTGGACCGAGCCCGACGGCGGCTTCTACGACGTCGTCGACCCGGCGACCGAACGGACCGTGGGCCTCGCCCCCGAGGCGTCGCCCGCGCAGGCGCGCGCCGCCTGCGCCGCCGCCAAGGAGGCGTTCGGGCCCTGGTCGCGGACCCCGCCCGAGGAGCGGGCCGCCGTCCTCGGCCGGGCCGCCGACCTGATCCGCGCCCAGGCCGGCCCGTACGCCGACCTCGCCGCCGCGGAGACCGGCGCCACCCTCGCCACCGCGCGCGGCATGCAGGTCGCGGTGGCCGCCGCCCGGTTCCGGCGCTACGCGCGGGTGGAGCGCCACGAGTGGGCGATCGAGCCGCAGATCAACGAGGCGGGCCCGATGGGCCGGGCCGGGGTGCTCGGCGCGCTCGCCGCCCGCCGTCCGGTCGGCGTCGTCACCTGCGTCACCTCGTACAACAACCCGTGGGCCAACCCGGCGGGCAAGGTCGCGCCCGCGCTCGCCATGGGCAACACGGTGGTGGTGAAACCGGCGCCGCAGGACCCGCTGTCGGTGTACCGGATGGCGGCGGCCCTGGAGGCGGCCGGGGCGCCGCCCGGGGTCGTGAACGTCGTCTCCGGGCGGGACGTCGCCGTCGGCGAGGCGGCCGTCGCCTCGGCGGACGTCGACATGGTGAGCTTCACCGGCTCCACCGCCGTCGGACAGCGCATCGCGGAGGTGTGCGGGCGGTCGATGAAACGCCAGCTGATGGAGCTGGGCGGCAAGGGCGCGGCCGTCGTCCACGACGACGCCGACCTCGCGTCGGCGGTGGCCGGCATCGGCACCACCTTCTCCTTCTACAGCGGCCAGATCTGCACGGCCCCCACCCGGGTGCTCGCCCAGCGCGCCGTCCACGACCAGCTGGTGGAGCAACTGGCCGCCTACGCGAGCCGGTTGAAGGTGGGCGACCCGAGGGAGCGGGACACGGTCGTCGGGCCGGTCATCTCCGCCGCCCACCGCGACCGCGTCGAGGCGTACGTCGAACTCGGCCGCGAGGAAGGCGCGACGGTCGTCACCGGCGGCGAACGGCCTCCCCACGCGAGCGGGTTCTATGTGGCGCCCACCCTGCTGGCCGGCTGCACCAACGACATGCGGGTGGCCCGCGAGGAGATCTTCGGCCCGGTCGTGGTCGTCATCCCCTTCGACGACGACGAGGAGGGCGTCGCCCTCGCCAACGACAGCGACTACGGCCTGATCGACTACGTCTGGTCCGGCGACGTCGCCCGCGCCTTCCGCACCGCCCGCCGCCTGCGGGCCGGCGGGGTCGGCGTCAACACCGTGGGCCGCAACATGGAGGCGCCCTTCGGCGGCTTCAAGCGCAGCGGCGTCGGCCGGGACGTGGGCTCCTACGCCCTGCACGCCTACGGGGAGGTCCAGTCGATCGTCTGGCCCGGCTGA
- a CDS encoding CehA/McbA family metallohydrolase produces MCDDAQDTPEDPARGIGRRALFVTGAAAALTAGSVTFAAAAGGDRQTRTIRGTLPAGAPDFVYVPVEVPTGVREFRVSYRYDRPAVPAGTAGNALDIGLFDERGTALGGRGFRGWSGGARTEFLVRADDATPGYLPGPVRAGTWHIALGPYTVAPQGLAYELTVTLEHGEPGTTPSPRYPPERAGGRGRAWYRGDCHLHSWYSDGRRTPAEIAALARAAGLDFINSSDHNTHAAHPHWADAAGEDLLILLGEEITTRNGHVVALGTDPGTFVDWRYRARDHRFGAFARQIRRAGGLVVPAHPHATCVGCGWKFGFGEADAVEVWNGPFTADDEVTLAAWDNLLVAAARGGRREWLPAMGGSDAHRDPDVVGLPQTVVLADDLTRRAIQDGIRAGRSYVAESKDVSLSFTATGGRGLRAGIGERLPVAPDAPVTVRLDVRGAPGCVPRLVTDEGVLLTGDPLPADGAGTLEWRTTAAYAAYVRAEVRHPQAVPQLPGAPAAFTNPIFLGEG; encoded by the coding sequence ATGTGTGACGACGCCCAGGACACCCCCGAGGACCCGGCCCGCGGCATCGGGCGGCGCGCGCTGTTCGTGACGGGTGCCGCCGCCGCCCTCACCGCGGGGAGCGTGACCTTCGCCGCGGCCGCGGGCGGGGACCGGCAGACCCGCACGATCCGCGGCACCCTGCCCGCCGGAGCCCCGGACTTCGTCTATGTGCCCGTCGAAGTCCCCACCGGGGTGCGGGAGTTCAGGGTCTCCTACCGCTACGACCGGCCCGCGGTACCGGCCGGGACCGCGGGCAACGCCCTCGACATCGGACTCTTCGACGAGCGCGGCACCGCCCTCGGCGGCCGGGGGTTCAGGGGCTGGTCGGGCGGCGCCCGCACGGAGTTCCTCGTCCGGGCCGACGACGCGACGCCCGGCTATCTGCCGGGACCGGTGCGGGCCGGCACCTGGCACATCGCGCTCGGCCCCTACACGGTCGCCCCGCAGGGCCTGGCGTACGAGCTGACGGTGACCCTCGAACACGGCGAGCCCGGCACCACCCCGTCGCCGCGCTACCCGCCCGAGCGGGCCGGCGGCCGGGGGCGCGCCTGGTACCGGGGCGACTGCCATCTGCACTCCTGGTACTCCGACGGCCGCCGCACCCCGGCCGAGATCGCGGCCCTGGCCCGTGCCGCCGGGCTCGACTTCATCAACTCCTCCGACCACAACACGCACGCGGCGCACCCGCACTGGGCCGACGCGGCGGGCGAGGACCTGCTGATCCTGCTCGGTGAGGAGATCACCACCCGCAACGGCCATGTGGTGGCCCTCGGCACCGACCCCGGCACCTTCGTGGACTGGCGCTACCGGGCCCGCGACCACCGGTTCGGGGCGTTCGCGCGGCAGATCCGCCGGGCCGGCGGACTGGTGGTGCCGGCCCATCCGCACGCCACCTGCGTCGGCTGCGGCTGGAAGTTCGGCTTCGGCGAGGCGGACGCGGTGGAGGTGTGGAACGGCCCGTTCACCGCCGACGACGAGGTGACGCTCGCCGCGTGGGACAACCTGCTCGTCGCGGCGGCCCGCGGCGGACGGCGGGAGTGGCTGCCCGCGATGGGCGGCAGCGACGCGCACCGCGACCCGGACGTGGTGGGGCTGCCGCAGACGGTGGTGCTCGCCGACGACCTGACCCGGCGGGCGATCCAGGACGGCATCCGCGCGGGCCGCTCCTACGTCGCCGAGTCCAAGGACGTCTCCCTGTCGTTCACCGCCACCGGCGGCCGGGGCCTGCGCGCGGGCATCGGCGAACGGCTCCCGGTCGCGCCCGACGCGCCGGTCACCGTCCGCCTCGACGTCCGCGGCGCCCCCGGCTGCGTCCCGCGCCTGGTGACCGACGAGGGCGTCCTGCTGACCGGCGATCCGCTGCCCGCCGACGGGGCGGGCACCCTGGAGTGGCGGACGACGGCGGCCTACGCGGCGTACGTGCGCGCGGAGGTCCGCCACCCGCAGGCGGTCCCGCAACTCCCGGGCGCACCAGCCGCGTTCACCAACCCGATCTTCCTGGGCGAAGGCTAG